One window of Silurus meridionalis isolate SWU-2019-XX chromosome 9, ASM1480568v1, whole genome shotgun sequence genomic DNA carries:
- the zgc:113223 gene encoding tetraspanin-33, which produces MTTCKATKYFLFVCCYVFWVASGVMISVGIYAKVAKENDVVDTLTTDPALLLLTVGSLTFFITFLGCFGALRDSVVLLKMFLGILMIILFLQIAAAVLGFLFSDLVLRRTELLMKKAIVLYREDMDLENVIDFVQKKFLCCGVNYYSDWSQNMYFNCSVINPSLEACGVPFSCCVRLQNETVFNTMCGYKTQGIEESLIKERIYIHGCLNKIVLWGKQNLLLVGGISISLLCLEICMISLAAVQLHQIQEKEKKKASKKTKKR; this is translated from the exons ATGACGACTTGCAAAGCTACTAAGTACTTTCTGTTTGTATGCTGCTACGTATTCTGG GTGGCCAGTGGTGTAATGATCTCTGTGGGCATCTATGCAAAAGTAGCCAAAGAAAACG ATGTGGTGGACACTCTGACCACAGATCCAGCTCTCCTGCTGCTCACTGTAGGTTCCCTCACGTTCTTCATCACGTTCCTGGGATGTTTTGGAGCGCTGAGAGACAGTGTCGTTCTGCTGAAAATG TTTTTAGGGATTTTGATGATCATCCTGTTCCTGCAAATTGCTGCTGCAGTTTTGGGCTTTCTCTTCTCAGACCTG GTTTTAAGGAGAACAGAACTCCTGATGAAGAAAGCCATTGTATTATATCGAGAGGACATGGATTTAGAGAATGTGATTGACTTTGTGCAGAAAAAG TTCCTGTGTTGTGGAGTGAATTATTACTCAGACTGGTCTCAGAACATGTATTTTAACTGCTCTGTGATTAATCCCAGTCTGGAAGCTTGTGGTGTTCCGTTCTCCTGCTGTGTGCGACTGCAGAATGAG ACCGTCTTCAATACCATGTGTGGCTACAAAACTCAGGGGATTGAAGAATCTTTGATCAAAGAGCGCATTTATATCCACGGCTGCCTGAATAAGATCGTGCTATGGGGGAAACAGAACCTGCTGCTGGTTGGAGGAATCAGTATCAGTCTACTGTGCCTCGAG atatgcaTGATCTCATTAGCAGCTGTTCAGCTCCACCAAATccaggaaaaggagaagaaaaaagcaagtaaaaaaacaaaaaagaggtGA
- the reep6 gene encoding receptor expression-enhancing protein 6, with amino-acid sequence MMCMSLKGLLKWRMFLTTLATLPQLCSKRIERMEVTACSVSRTLLHDLQLIYIKLMYINLKEKILQKGFGRLLQDAMFSLFSKLKERVDSFLNQKNFVTDFLNKIEEKTGIKKRLLVTGAASTAGLYLMVGYGASLICNLIGFVYPAYYSIKAIESPNKDDDTLWLTYWVVYGFFGVGEFFLDIFLSWVPFYYLCKCLFLLWCMAPVPWNGSRLLYTRLVRPLFLRHESSVDSMVCDLSGTAISAAETVTREVLQTLVRNRTIHPAEPEAKQLPGPSNEPKVD; translated from the exons ATGATGTGCATGAGTTTAAAGGGATTACTGAAATGGAGGATGTTCCTAACCACTCTGGCAACCCTGCCGCAGCTCTGCAGTAAGAGGATTGAGAGGATGGAGGTCACGGCTTGTTCTGTCAGCAGAACTCTTCTTCATGACCTGCAGCTTATTTACATTAAACTCATGTACATCAACTTAAAGGAGAAAATATTACAGAAGGGTTTTGGGAGACTTTTACAGGACGCCatgttttcattgttttctaAACTGAAAGAGCGTGTGGATTCCTTCCTGAACCAGAAGAACTTTGTAACTGATTTCCTCAACAAAATTGAAGAGAAGACTGGAATCAAGAAGCGTTTACTTGTAACag GAGCTGCTTCTACAGCAGGACTGTATTTGATGGTCGGATATGGAGCCTCTCTGATCTGCAATTTGATTGGCTTTGTTTATCCTGCATACTACTC CATTAAAGCGATTGAGAGTCCAAATAAAGACGACGACACCCTGTGGCTCACCTACTGGGTGGTGTATGGATTCTTTGGTGTAGGAGAATTCTTCTTGGACATCTTCCTGTCCTGGGTTCCCTTCTACTATTTGTGCAAA TGCCTGTTCTTGTTATGGTGCATGGCTCCGGTACCCTGGAACGGCTCTCGGCTGTTGTATACGCGTTTGGTGCGACCACTTTTCCTCAGACACGAGTCCAGTGTGGACAGCATGGTCTGCGATCTGAGCGGGACGGCCATATCAGCTGCAGAAACTGTAACGAGAGAAG TTCTTCAGACTCTGGTGAGAAACAGGACTATTCACCCAGCGGAGCCAGAGGCCAAACAGCTCCCAGGTCCATCT aaTGAACCCAAAGTCGACTAA
- the c9h19orf25 gene encoding UPF0449 protein C19orf25 homolog, which produces MNMGSKGKKKKMVLPARPEPPSVEQIIEDINRAEPCDPVFRFLQIPNEGSISSDVEVRYTQSRRYLDLNEKLQEALADLTCRRDELRVVGETLEGSVAAVKSRAL; this is translated from the exons ATGAACATGGGATCTaaagggaagaagaagaaaatggtcCTACCAGCTCGACCTGAGCCACCATCCGTGGAGCAGATAATCGAGGACATAAACCGAGCCGAACCCTGCGATCCGGTCTTCAGGTTTCTACAGATCCCTAATGAAG GATCGATCAGCAGCGATGTGGAGGTCCGTTACACGCAGAGCCGACGCTACCTGGACCTGAACGAGAAGCTGCAGGAGGCTCTTGCAGACCTGACGTGCAGGAGAGACGAGCTCAGGGTGGTGGGAGAGACTTTAGAGGGAAGTGTTGCAGCAGTGAAGAGCAGAGCACTCTGA
- the apc2 gene encoding adenomatous polyposis coli protein 2, with product MSNSVASYDQLVRQVEDLRKENSHLRRELEDNSHHLSKLENETSDMKEVLKHLQGKLDQEACTLASSGRADVYDQLKELHMDLTSYYELKYQPHNLRGFSETSSNQVNDGEDRIPSSSMSKPRSSLCSSSRQCSSVSGEGTAIHPTHLHPAVAGEGRVTAQHLEELRKERIMLLNEIEKEEKERRLYYSQLQKLSQRLAELPRIDTFSIQMDLIRQQLEFEVQQLRSVMEERFGTSDEMVQRTQIRVTRLEQLDMELQEAQGSRCPQEKVGQSENQNVDSLPKASGPEVENGASNSTMEAPGEAGNKVEMMFWLLSMLASRDREEMSRVLLAMSSSQESCIAMRKSGCVPLLVQILHDVSTGKTPDATGCSREARSRASAALHNIVYSQPDEGQARREMRVLHVLEQIRSHCENGWDWIENHVGTASPSGTKTADIPEPLEPQICQVICAIMKLSFEEDYRRAMNELGGLQAIAELLQLEQELYGMQNEPMNMALRRYAGMALTNLTYGDVVNKATLCSKKSCLQAIVAQLASDSEELHQVVSSILRNLSWRADITSKRALRDVGSVSALMTCSLQATKESTLKSVLSALWNLSAHSTENKMAICSVEGALGFLVSTLTYQCQTNSLAIIESGGGILRNVSSLIATRDDYRQILRDNNCLQTLLQHLRSHSLTIVSNACGTLWNLSARSPKDQELLWDLGAVSMLRNLIHSKHKMIAMGSAAALRNLLTNRPLKYKDTAVISPGSCMPSLYMRKQKALEAELDAKHLAETFDSMEKQSPRHMSIKKPLRHIESLAKDYASDSGCFDDDEAPNVSSSIETGTFSMLSMFLNNSNFLQNQPRRREGEPERDMEPFHTEVKKMQPPDDEVTMAADKLAKKITNTVAKIDKLVEDITMHTSSEDSFSLSSEDHYADWNYGPDDLHEARAKLCSPCPLSDNSFSHKEHLSKAHPLLRLKTVNSSLSNDSLNSGSTSDGCYGSNGQIQRSIRLAEQRRPNKLELNVAHKELLNSGATLSKLICQNEIPERDSDMAKDLKLPDHSTEEEKVQEPLIATPATVSTRVSSDASMPTIKLSPSYQHVSLPQNTLFGAVNVQASQPMKKQAWVPTVTSGENISKFSPICPSRSPIGQLETPQKYSVENTPICFSRCSSLSSLSSGDGDLDGQSENDLESDSSLEIIEVEESEIINKEEEEEEEEEEDETLEDLSDSQLLMTDQKTCPTSSTSDPIEIPLRHEKTFLREASAVVHEDRTPSSSSDNYLHETPLVMSRCSSVSSLGSFESPSIASSIQSDPCSEMISGTVSPSDLPDSPGQTMPPSRSKTPCCAEASGPEQQNLGGQWENGLHKFMEIADLKERFNLPQDLDTMIYFTVEKPLENFSCASSLSALPLHEHYVQKDVELKLTPLLNQQDTDPEYSGKRNPADYPPSVDQDQYSEGNSDDDIEILKECINSAMPSRFKKVRPTLISTLSNQVLNTQTRRSVQLPVYMVLQNNNNQMCPGRKVAMSAKDSHCDDSSYTDSAEGTPVYFSSTTSLSDETLQYPLKVKGSQDWRSRKKETQELIDSEAKRIEELRLFSRFHKSSKTACQSEIITNQTNKTIRHMTPTQRLLVQSKEMAAKMNQQRVQSQSPVRQIQKQGQNLSQSLPHIALPIRKQNKEVYQCQKTFTRSKAQEHATFQSTHGPAGTEEARYCFHDNDMTNSEGVMARNRQKQFNNRNKNNAGLHYANSKGRVDNFQRHGFNRIKQNLIMEEAPPCYSLSSSLSSLSDVEMFEEQGKTQHSKLRNKYKVISSTSQCTPKTQQGQNKYEDNTSPSSVSLDSEDDLLLKCITSAMPKQKKKQATRKRKGEAKQKQKLTQKESEQWDPEDDLDSEEMASDKDSDLNSVEWRAIQEGANTIITKLQASKSQEPSSESDSVLSFISGSSFTPKPDINDKKKLFKENKKANKPLDFAPRKPVPNLPVVFRGRTVTYTPKKEKMLSQRPPPTKKVTPKTDAPKNPALAQHRSRSLHRLGHLSDSTQLSLPKRSSTPPARIPKSSSSGSSQSSTPSRQPQKKVPPSAPAVKPNRKTVTSDPDSPPEGKRGISMSNQNTRSADSKTQKSPVRIPFMQNSSKPSRAISPLVTNQLTSISRQNSNLSGKRISPANRLDLVRMTSVHSCSSESDHNGFLRQLTFIKESARQNVSCSRSVPTSKHVSPRRSCPGAPAVFLCSSRCQELKTAVQGPRKVQGALGPRDGHEQGILKQNMALPRANSSDRNFTVKRPARRTSSESPSRVPQRTVPEAPLRETKEETFKRYSSSPSINILSRVTSRSSLRSSSSDSSIRAKSEKDTKQRQNRAGSRNNNNKVTWRRIRDEDVPQILKSTLPPTALPLVPSPEGHKPMPPPMPGKLPTITLISRKTSDATVQTEDLSTNKTNSSTSPTIEKGSMISEEVTKRAYLRRISLASGNNLQDGDAEGSLKNYSTASTSTFQSMESHTGVIGPFRQNAPSKAVRVTPFNYIPSPMVYCSQETQSPAPTIVEKSGEKLEP from the exons ATGTCCAACTCAGTGGCCTCGTATGACCAGCTGGTGCGGCAGGTGGAGGATCTCCGCAAGGAGAACTCGCACCTGCGCCGCGAGCTGGAGGACAACTCACACCACTTGTCCAAGCTGGAAAATGAGACTTCTGACATGAAG GAGGTTTTGAAGCATCTCCAAGGGAAGCTGGACCAGGAAGCCTGCACTCTGGCCTCGTCAGGGAGAGCGGATGTATATGACCAGCTGAAAG AGCTGCATATGGACCTGACCAGCTATTATGAGCTCAAGTACCAGCCTCATAACCTGCGTGGATTCTCAGAGACCAGCAGCAACCAAGTGAATGACGGGGAGGACAGAATACCATCATCCAGCATGAGCAAACCACGGAGCTCATTGTGCTCCTCATCTCGCCAGTGTTCCTCAGTGTCTGGTGAGGGCACAGCCATCCACCCCACACACCTTCACCCAGCTGTGGCAGGAGAGGGCCGGGTCACTGCCCAACATCTGGAGGAGCTCCGCAAAGAGAG gaTCATGCTGCTGAATGAAattgagaaagaggagaaagagcgGCGTTTGTATTATTCTCAGCTGCAGAAGCTTTCACAGAGACTGGCAGAACTACCTCGAATCGACACA TTCTCCATACAAATGGATCTCATTCGCCAGCAGTTAGAATTTGAGGTCCAGCAACTGCGCTCAGTCATGGAGGAACGTTTTGGGACAAGTGATGAAATGGTCCAGAGGACACAG ATCCGTGTGACTCGTCTGGAGCAGTTGGATATGGAGTTACAGGAGGCACAGGGCTCACGCTGTCCACAGGAGAAGGTTGGCCAGTCAGAGAATCAA AATGTCGACAGCCTTCCCAAAGCATCGGGGCCTGAAGTGGAAAATGGAGCAAGCAATAGCACCATGGAGGCACCCGGAGAAGCCGGGAACAAA GTGGAGATGATGTTCTGGCTGCTGTCAATGCTAGCCTCTAGAGATCGAGAAGAGATGTCACGTGTCTTATTAGCCATGTCCAGCTCACAGGAAAGCTGCATTGCCATGCGCAAGTCTGGCTGTGTCCCGTTGCTTGTTCAAATACTGCATGATGTAAGTACTGGAAAGACTCCTGACGCCACAGGCTGCAGCCGAGAGGCTCGATCGCGGGCGAGTGCTGCTCTACACAACATTGTGTACTCTCAGCCTGATGAGGGCCAAGCACGGCGTGAGATGAGGGTTCTGCATGTACTGGAGCAGATACGCTCACACTGTGAGAATGGCTGGGATTGGATTGAGAACCATGTAGGAACCGCGTCTCCTAGTGGTACAAAGACAGCAG ATATTCCAGAGCCCCTCGAACCTCAGATTTGCCAGGTAATTTGTGCCATAATGAAGCTTTCCTTTGAGGAGGACTATCGAAGGGCCATGAATGAACTTG GTGGACTTCAGGCTATTGCAGAGCTTCTGCAGTTGGAGCAGGAACTGTACGGGATGCAAAACGAGCCGATGAATATGGCCCTGAGAAGATATGCTGGGATGGCACTCACCAACCTCACATATGGAGATGTTGTAAATAAG GCCACACTTTGTTCCAAGAAAAGCTGTCTTCAGGccattgttgctcagctggcatctgatagtgaggagttaCACCAG GTGGTCTCGAGTATTCTGAGGAACCTTTCATGGCGTGCTGATATCACCAGTAAGAGAGCCCTCCGTGATGTAGGCAGTGTTTCAGCGCTAATGACCTGCTCACTTCAGGCTACAAAG GAATCCAcattaaaaagtgttttaagTGCTTTATGGAATTTATCAGCACATAGCACTGAAAACAAGATGGCGATTTGCTCCGTTGAAGGTGCGCTAGGGTTTCTGGTCAGTACCCTTACCTACCAGTGTCAGACCAACTCCCTGGCAATCATTGAAAGTGGTGGAGGAATCCTGCGTAATGTCTCCAGTCTTATTGCCACCCGGGATGATTACAG ACAAATCCTCAGGGATAACAACTGCCTGCAGACTCTGTTACAGCACCTGCGTTCACACAGTTTAACGATTGTGAGCAATGCATGTGGAACCCTGTGGAATCTGTCTGCTCGTAGCCCAAAGGACCAGGAGCTACTGTGGGACCTAGGAGCTGTTAGCATGCTACGTAATCTCATTCATTCCAAGCACAAGATGATAGCTATGGGAAGTGCTGCTGCTCTGAGGAACCTCCTCACCAACCGCCCACTCAAATATAAAGACACTGCTGTTATATCTCCAGGTTCCTGCATGCCCTCCCTCTATATGAGGAAACAGAAAGCACTGGAGGCAGAGCTCGATGCAAAGCACCTGGCAGAAACATTTGATTCAATGGAGAAGCAAAGCCCTAGACATATGAGCATTAAAAAACCCCTGCGACACATCGAAAGCCTGGCCAAGGACTATGCTTCAGATTCGGgatgttttgatgatgatgaagcacCGAATGTTTCAAGCAGCATCGAAACAGGAACGTTTTCCATGCTCTCAATGTTTCTGAATAACTCTAACTTTCTTCAGAATCAGCCACGCAGGAGGGAAGGAGAACCTGAGAGGGATATGGAGCCATTTCACACAGAGGTTAAAAAGATGCAACCTCCTGATGATGAAGTGACCATGGCAGCTGACAAATTAGCAAAAAAGATCACCAACACTGTGGCTAAAATTGATAAGCTGGTGGAAGATATTACCATGCACACATCCTCGGAGGATAGCTTTAGTCTCAGTTCTGAGGACCATTATGCAGATTGGAATTATGGGCCTGATGATCTCCATGAAGCTCGAGCTAAGCTGTGTTCTCCCTGCCCACTGTCTGATAATTCATTCTCACATAAAGAGCATCTCAGCAAAGCTCATCCACTGTTACGGCTAAAAACAGTGAATTCGAGTTTATCCAATGACAGCCTTAACAGTGGAAGCACCAGCGATGGCTGCTACGGTAGTAATGGTCAGATTCAAAGGTCCATTAGGCTAGCAGAACAAAGACGTCCGAATAAGCTTGAGCTGAATGTGGCTCATAAGGAACTGCTAAACAGTGGTGCCACTTTGTCCAAATTAATTTGTCAGAATGAGATTCCTGAGAGAGATTCTGACATGGCAAAGGATTTAAAATTGCCTGACCACAgcacagaagaagaaaaagtccaAGAACCTCTCATAGCGACACCAGCAACTGTATCAACCAGGGTGTCTTCTGATGCCAGTATGCCTACCATTAAGCTCTCCCCTTCCTATCAGCATGTTTCGTTGCCCCAGAACACCCTGTTTGGGGCTGTCAATGTTCAGGCATCGCAACCAATGAAAAAACAAGCCTGGGTCCCCACTGTAACAAGTGGAGAAAATATCAGCAAGTTCTCTCCTATATGTCCTTCAAGAAGCCCAATAGGTCAATTAGAGACACCACAGAAATACTCAGTGGAGAATACACCGATTTGCTTCTCACGCTGTAGCTCTCTTTCATCACTTTCTTCTGGAGATGGTGACCTTGATGGACAAAGTGAAAATGATTTAGAGAGTGACTCATCTCTTGAAATAATTGAGGTGGAAGAAAGTGAAATAATTAataaggaagaagaagaagaagaggaagaagaggaagatgaaaCGCTAGAGGATCTCAGTGATAGTCAACTGCTTATGACTGACCAGAAAACTTGCCCCACCTCCAGCACTTCTGATCCTATTGAGATTCCATTGAGACATGAAAAGACATTTCTCAGGGAAGCATCAGCAGTCGTACATGAGGACAGGACTCCATCCAGTTCCTCTGATAACTATCTTCACGAGACTCCGCTTGTGATGAGTCGTTGTAGCTCCGTAAGTTCACTGGGAAGCTTTGAGTCGCCGTCGATCGCCAGTTCGATACAAAGTGATCCGTGTAGCGAAATGATAAGTGGAACAGTGAGTCCAAGTGATCTTCCAGACAGTCCAGGTCAAACCATGCCACCAAGTCGCAGTAAGACTCCATGCTGTGCTGAAGCAAGTGGACCAGAGCAGCAAAATCTCGGAGGTCAGTGGGAAAATGGCTTGCATAAGTTCATGGAAATTGCAGACTTGAAGGAAAGATTTAACTTGCCACAAGACCTCGATACAATGATCTACTTTACTGTTGAAAAACCATTAGAGAACTTCTCTTGTGCTTCTAGCCTTAGTGCCCTTCCTCTGCATGAGCACTATGTCCAAAAAGATGTAGAACTTAAACTCACTCCTTTGTTAAATCAACAAGACACAGACCCTGAATACTCTGGGAAGAGGAATCCTGCAGATTATCCACCATCTGTGGACCAAGATCAGTACAGTGAAGGCAACTCAGATGATGACATTGAAATTCTTAAAGAGTGCATTAATTCAGCCATGCCCTCACGCTTTAAGAAAGTCAGACCCACTTTAATATCTACACTCTCAAACCAAGTGCTTAACACTCAAACTCGAAGATCTGTGCAGTTACCGGTGTACATGGTGCTCCAGAACAATAACAATCAGATGTGTCCCGGGCGGAAAGTCGCAATGTCTGCCAAAGATAGTCATTGTGATGATTCTTCATACACTGATTCCGCTGAAGGTACTCCGGTTTACTTCTCAAGCACCACTTCTTTAAGTGATGAGACTCTTCAATACCCCCTGAAAGTGAAAGGGTCACAAGATTGGCGTTCCAGGAAGAAAGAGACGCAGGAGCTTATTGATTCAGAGGCCAAAAGAATTGAAGAGCTTCGTCTGTTCTCTCGCTTCCATAAATCATCGAAAACGGCATGTCAGTCTGAAATAATAACAAACCAAACGAACAAAACCATCAGACACATGACTCCTACCCAAAGATTACTTGTACAAAGTAAGGAAATGGCAGCAAAGATGAATCAGCAAAGAGTCCAGAGTCAATCTCCAGTCAGACAAATACAAAAGCAGGGACAGAATCTGTCACAAAGTCTCCCTCACATCGCACTTCCAATCAGAAAGCAAAATAAAGAGGTGTACCAATGTCAGAAAACATTCACTAGAAGCAAAGCACAAGAACATGCAACTTTTCAGTCCACACATGGTCCAGCAGGAACAGAGGAGGCCAGGTACTGCTTCCACGATAATGATATGACTAACAGTGAAGGAGTGATGGCAAGAAATAGACAAAAACAGTTCAATAATCGAAACAAAAATAACGCAGGTCTTCACTATGCTAATTCCAAAGGTCGTGTGGACAATTTCCAGAGGCATGGGTTTAACAGGATCAAGCAAAATCTAATTATGGAAGAAGCACCTCCATGTTACTCTCTCAGCTCCTCTCTCAGCTCTCTGAGTGATGTGGAGATGTTTGAGGAACAAGGGAAAACTCAGCATTCAAAGTTGAGAAATAAATACAAGGTAATATCCAGCACAAGTCAGTGTACCCCAAAAACCCAGCAAGGTCAAAATAAATACGAAGACAACACTTCACCAAGTTCTGTCAGCCTGGATTCAGAAGATGATCTTCTGTTAAAATGTATAACATCTGCTATGCcgaagcaaaagaaaaagcaagctaccagaaaaaggaaaggagaagctaaacaaaaacagaaacttACGCAGAAGGAAAGTGAACAGTGGGATCCTGAAGATGATCTGGACAGTGAAGAAATGGCATCTGATAAAGATTCAGATCTCAACAGTGTTGAATGGAGGGCAATACAGGAGGGTGCGAATACAATAATCACAAAGTTACAAGCTTCCAAGTCCCAGGAACCATCGTCAGAATCAGACTCTGTTCTTTCATTTATATCTGGATCCAGCTTTACACCAAAGCCTGACATCAATGACAAGAAGAAGCTcttcaaagaaaacaaaaaggctAATAAGCCACTCGATTTTGCACCACGTAAACCAGTACCAAACcttcctgtagttttcagaGGCAGAACTGTGACATACACTcccaagaaagagaaaatgctTTCACAGCGACCACCCCCAACGAAGAAGGTGACACCTAAAACTGACGCCCCAAAAAATCCTGCTTTAGCTCAACACAGATCCAGAAGCCTTCATAGGTTGGGGCACCTCAGTGACTCTACTCAGTTATCATTACCCAAAAGAAGTTCAACTCCTCCTGCCAGGATTCCAAAGAGTTCCTCATCAGGATCATCTCAAAGTTCAACTCCCTCAAGGCAACCTCAGAAAAAAGTACCACCCTCTGCCCCAGCAGTGAAACCCAATCGGAAAACGGTGACCTCGGATCCAGACAGTCCACCAGAGGGGAAAAGAGGCATCTCCATGTCCAATCAAAACACAAGATCTGCTGACAGCAAGACACAGAAATCTCCTGTCAGAATACCATTCATGCAGAACTCATCAAAACCGTCCAGAGCAATTTCACCTTTAGTAACCAACCAGCTTACCAGCATCAGTAGACAAAATAGTAATTTATCAGGGAAGCGAATTTCACCTGCTAATCGACTGGATTTGGTTCGCATGACCTCTGTTCATTCATGCAGTAGTGAATCAGATCACAACGGGTTCCTTAGACAACTTACTTTTATTAAAGAATCAGCAAGACAGAACGTTTCTTGCTCGCGATCTGTTCCTACATCCAAACATGTATCTCCTCGAAGATCATGTCCAGGAGCCCCAGCTGTTTTCCTATGTTCTTCTCGCTGCCAAGAATTGAAGACAGCAGTGCAAGGTCCAAGGAAGGTGCAGGGAGCGCTAGGGCCAAGGGATGGTCATGAACAAGGTATCCTCAAGCAGAACATGGCTCTACCAAGGGCAAACTCCAGCGACAGGAACTTCACAGTGAAACGTCCAGCGAGGAGAACAAGCTCAGAAAGTCCTAGCAGGGTTCCTCAGAGAACTGTACCTGAGGCACCTCTAAGGGAGACAAAAGAGGAGACATTCAAAAGGTATTCTTCTTCCCCCAGCATAAATATATTAAGTCGTGTAACCAGCCGCTCTTCGTTACGCTCATCGTCTTCAGACTCCAGCATCAGGGCCAAAAGTGAGAAGGACACAAAACAGCGGCAGAATCGAGCTGGATCAcggaataataacaataaagtcACCTGGAGGAGAATCCGTGATGAAGATGTTCCCCAGATATTAAAGAGCACTCTCCCACCTACTGCACTCCCTCTGGTGCCCTCACCTGAAGGACACAAACCCATGCCGCCACCAATGCCAGGGAAACTGCCAACAATTACACTTATATCACGCAAGACGAGTGACGCGACGGTTCAAACTGAGGATTTATCAACCAATAAAACCAACTCAAGCACATCACCTACAATCGAAAAAGGCTCGATGATTTCTGAAGAGGTAACTAAGAGGGCCTATCTCCGAAGAATCAGCCTGGCTTCTGGAAATAACCTGCAAGATGGAGATGCTGAAGGATCCCTGAAAAACTACAGCACAGCTTCCACCTCAACCTTCCAATCCATGGAGAGCCATACCGGGGTCATAGGTCCCTTCCGTCAGAACGCTCCCAGCAAGGCCGTCAGAGTAACTCCATTCAACTACATCCCCAGCCCGATGGTCTACTGCTCCCAAGAAACACAGAGTCCAGCACCAACAATCGTTGAGAAGTCTGGAGAGAAACTCGAACCGTAG